The Zingiber officinale cultivar Zhangliang chromosome 9A, Zo_v1.1, whole genome shotgun sequence genome window below encodes:
- the LOC122020456 gene encoding oligopeptide transporter 3-like — translation MAAKGNGPPPAGAEEAVERCPVEEVALVVPETDDPTLPVMTFRAWFLGLASCSLLIFLNTFFTYRTQPLTISAILMQIAVLPIGQFMASVLPNREVRIFPGGWGFNLNPGPFNIKEHVIITVFANCGVSFGGGDAYSIGAITVMKAYYKQSLSFLCALVIVLTTQLLGYGWAGMMRKYLVEPAEMWWPSNLAQVSLFRALHEKDERSKELSRMKFFLIFFIASFAYYTLPGYLVPILTFFSWMCWAWPHSVTAQQIGSAYHGLGVGAFTLDWAGISAYHGSPLVTPWVSILNVAAGFIMFIYIIVPVCYWKFNTFDAQKFPIFSNKLFTTTGHPYDTTRILTPNFDLNVAAYESYGKLYLSPLFALSIGSGFARFTATITHVILFHGSDIWRQSKSAMNSAKLDIHGKLMKKYKQVPQWWFLVLLLGSIVLSLAVSFIWKQDVQLPWWGMIFAFALAWIVTLPIGVIQATTNQQPGYDIIAQFMIGYVLPGKPIANLLFKIYGRISTVHALSFLADLKLGHYMKIPPRCMYTAQLVGTVVAAVVNLAVAWWMLENIANICDVDSLHPDSPWTCPKYRVTFDASVIWGLIGPARLFGNGGLYRNLVWLFLIGALLPVPVWLFSKMYPEKKWIPLINIPVISYGFAGMPPATPTNIASWLLTGTIFNYFVFRYRKGWWQRYNYVLSAALDAGTAFMGVLLFLALQNQGHTLNWWGSELDHCPLATCPTASGISVKGCPVF, via the exons ATGGCGGCCAAGGGAAACGGGCCCCCTCCGGCCGGGGCGGAGGAGGCGGTGGAGAGGTGCCCGGTGGAGGAGGTGGCGCTGGTGGTGCCGGAGACGGACGACCCGACGTTGCCCGTGATGACATTCCGTGCGTGGTTCCTCGGACTGGCGTCCTGCAGCCTCCTCATATTCCTCAACACCTTCTTCACCTACCGCACGCAGCCGCTCACCATCTCCGCCATCCTCATGCAGATCGCCGTGCTGCCCATCGGCCAGTTCATGGCCTCTGTGCTGCCCAACCGGGAGGTAAGGATCTTCCCCGGGGGCTGGGGATTCAACCTCAACCCCGGTCCTTTCAACATCAAGGAGCACGTCATCATCACCGTCTTCGCCAACTGTGGCGTGTCCTTCGGCGGAGGCGATGCCTATTCCATCGGCGCCATTACGGTGATGAAGGCCTACTACAAACAGAGTTTGAGTTTCCTCTGCGCGCTCGTTATTGTGCTCACGACTCAG CTATTAGGCTATGGCTGGGCTGGGATGATGAGGAAGTACTTGGTGGAGCCAGCTGAAATGTGGTGGCCTTCTAACCTTGCTCAGGTTTCCCTCTTCAG AGCTTTACACGAGAAGGATGAGAGATCGAAAGAGCTAAGCCGGATGAAGTTctttctcatattcttcattgccagCTTTGCGTACTACACCTTGCCCGGCTACCTCGTGCCGATATTAACCTTCTTCTCATGGATGTGTTGGGCGTGGCCTCACAGTGTCACTGCTCAGCAAATTGGATCAGCGTACCATGGTCTCGGCGTCGGTGCATTTACACTTGACTGGGCAGGGATCTCTGCGTACCATGGGAGTCCTCTCGTCACTCCATGGGTCTCCATTCTCAATGTGGCTGCCGGATTCATTATGTTTATTTACATAATAGTTCCTGTGTGTTACTGGAAGTTCAACACATTCGACGCGCAGAAGTTTCCGATATTCTCCAATAAGCTCTTCACTACCACAGGCCATCCATATGACACTACCAGGATATTGACGCCGAATTTTGATCTGAATGTTGCTGCATATGAGAGCTACGGAAAGCTCTATCTTAGTCCTCTTTTTGCACTCTCGATCGGATCAGGATTTGCAAGATTCACAGCGACTATTACCCATGTCATCCTTTTCCATGGAAG TGATATCTGGAGGCAAAGCAAGTCAGCGATGAACTCTGCAAAGTTGGATATCCATGGTAAGCTGATGAAGAAATACAAGCAAGTTCCTCAGTGGTGGTTCCTCGTTCTACTGCTAGGAAGCATTGTATTATCACTAGCGGTGTCCTTCATTTGGAAACAAGACGTGCAGCTGCCATGGTGGGGCATGATATTTGCTTTCGCTCTGGCTTGGATCGTTACGCTTCCCATTGGAGTAATTCAAGCAACCACAAATCAG CAACCTGGATATGATATCATCGCCCAGTTCATGATTGGGTATGTCCTTCCCGGAAAACCAATTGCTAATCTCCTGTTCAAGATCTATGGAAGGATCAGCACCGTCCACGCCCTTTCATTCCTTGCCGATTTGAAGCTCGGCCATTATATGAAGATTCCACCTCGGTGCATGTACACTGCTCAGCTCGTCGGAACTGTCGTCGCCGCCGTCGTGAACCTTGCGGTGGCTTGGTGGATGCTCGAGAACATCGCAAACATCTGTGATGTTGATTCTCTACATCCCGACAGCCCATGGACCTGTCCTAAGTACAGAGTCACCTTCGATGCTTCGGTCATATGGGGTCTGATAGGCCCCGCCCGCCTCTTCGGGAACGGAGGGCTTTACCGGAACTTGGTGTGGCTGTTCCTCATCGGAGCGCTCTTGCCGGTTCCAGTGTGGCTGTTCAGCAAAATGTACCCGGAGAAGAAATGGATCCCTCTCATCAACATCCCCGTCATATCTTACGGCTTCGCCGGCATGCCGCCAGCGACGCCAACCAACATAGCTAGCTGGCTCCTCACCGGCACCATCTTCAACTACTTCGTCTTCCGGTATCGAAAGGGCTGGTGGCAGAGGTACAACTACGTGCTGTCTGCAGCTTTGGACGCCGGAACGGCGTTCATGGGGGTGCTGCTGTTCTTAGCCCTCCAGAACCAGGGTCACACTCTGAACTGGTGGGGGTCAGAGCTCGATCATTGTCCTCTGGCGACATGTCCGACTGCGTCTGGAATATCAGTCAAAGGATGCCCTGTCTTCTAG